The Pseudanabaena yagii GIHE-NHR1 genome segment CTGCTCTACATACGATTAGTTTCTTGATCGAGAACCTGTTCGACCTGTGCATAAATTGCCTGTGCTTCTGCGGGAGAGTTACCGATACTAGTGAGTCCTAATTTACCAAATTCCGATAGGCAACTCATGAGATGGAATACCGTTCCTGTTTCTGTGCTGCTATCAAAATGTAACCGATGGTAAGCAATGATATCCATTAGATCATGGGGTAGCAATCCTCTGTATTGAGGCTTTTGGAGGTTATCTGTTGCTACATAATATTTTTCTTGACCTTGGCGGCTATAGAACTTTCCATCTTCAAGTTGGAATTTACCATTAGTGAGAAACCTCAGTGTCATAAATGGATGGGTTGTGCCACCTTTACGGAGATTAATCTCGATCGCTTGTAAATCCCAATTTCCATTCGCTTGTTTCACTGCCACAAAATCCACCCCATAGCGTTCTAAAGCACCCTTACTCGCTAGATTTTTACCAATTGCCAAACCGATTTCTTGTAATTTTAGGCGATAGGCAGCATCAGCAGGAAAGCTACAACCTAGATATACCTGTCCATCGGAACCTCCTAAGATCTGATCATGGGTAGAAAGAATTTCTACTTCACCTGTTGGCGTGATCCGACCTTGCACACTAGGCGATCGCTTTTCTTCACCTTCGATAAATGCCTCAACAATTGCTCCTAGTTCAGGAATCCGCCGCGCATAGTTGCTCCATGTTTCATGATTGGACTGGAAGCGCATAGAGGCAAAGAGATCACAAATAGCGGCACTCCGATCAGCGAGACTCGTTTTTCCATTTTGATTAATTTCTGCGATCGTATCTAAACATAAAATTGCATTACCTTCCCCAGAAAAGCCTTCGTTGAGCTTAACGACCATCCGCTTCAGATCTGGTTGTCTTTGCCACAGTTCAGCGGCAGCGATCGCTAAATCTCCAATTGTCCATACGAGCTGACTGCCATCAGGATGAGGAATTCCTGTTTCGGCAAATACTTGACGACTTCCACTTTTGGTTCCCAAATGTAATAAATCGGGATCGACTGCCCATAGAGGAATATCCAGTTGAATTGACAATTCCCGCTCTAAAGGTGTGGAATTGAAACAAATCATATATGCCTTATCAAGGCGTAATGATTGTCGAATCCGTTCGATTAAACGTGGGCGTTCGAGAATTTTCTGGGATAGTGGCTTCTCGGCGGCATCATAGGTAGTAAGTGTGACTAAGCGTTCCCTTGCATGGGAAAAGGGAATCCCCGGTAATAATTGCAGATAATAATCGATGATGATCGGGGCTAAGGGCTGCGAAGTCAGATAAACCAAGCGATTGCGAGGGTTACGCAGGCGAATTAGCGAAAATAATAAACGCTCTTCGTAGTGATGGCTACCTTCAACTTTTTTCAGTTCCGATGGGTCAAGGGTCAAGGATGGCACAACGAGAATATCGTAATCACTTTGCTCGAATTGTTCGATATTTTGCCAGCGATCGCGTAGTTGTATTTGTAATTCACGGAAACGCTGTGTAGATTCTCGTGCGATGAAGCCCATATTTTGATGATCCATGACAACCTCCAGCGATGCTATGGCGGTTTTCATTTTGCCAAAGACAAAATAAAAACTTAAAACTCTTGCTAGGATTGATTTCCAGTTATCACATGCATATGTACGCATGTGATAACTGCTGTAACCCATTTTCAGAGTTGAGTAAGAAACCATTTAAGAATACTTTCTACGATCAAAAGATCTAAGAGATCCCCTCCAGCCCCTCTTAAAAGGCTACGGTGTACACACAACTATCTAAGTTTTGATTTATCTAAGCCCCCCCTAAATCCCCCAATTCTGGGGGACTTTGAAAGACTTTTATTTTCTTGTTCCCCCAGTATTGGGGGCTAGGGGGAGATTAATTGTGATCTTGACTAGGTTTTATGACTTGTGTGTACAAGGTAAAAAAAGGGGAGAGAATTTTCTTCTTCCCCTTTTTTAAGGGGAAGAAGAAAATTCTTAAATTAGTTCTAACAGGAGTCCATTGGCATTTATTGTAGATTTTGGTTGATGTTTTATGAGTTACGAATAGTTAAGAATGGAAGTCACTAAAATGGCTATTTGGGTTCTATTCCGTAAATTTAGCTGACTTAAAATATTGGTAACGTGATTTTTTACAGTCTTCGTGGATATGTAAAGCTGACTCGCAATTTCTTCATTATTTGCCCCTGTAGCGATTAATTTCACGATTTGCTGTTCTCTAGGAGTAAGTTTATCCCAATCAGTTGTAGAAACTTCCACATTTTCGGGAATTCGAGCGATCACCTTGCGTCCTAAGTTCAAATCTAAATGCATATAGCCCCGATACACTGCCTGAATCGCAAAGGATAATTCTTCAGGTGGTGTATTTTTTAAAATATATCCCGATGCACCATATTTCAAAGCTTGAGATATATATTCTTCAGTATCATCAACCGTAAGAATCAATATCTTCGTTTCTGGAAAGCGATCGCCAATTTGTTTAGTTGCTTCCACTCCATCCATGACTGGCATTTGAATATCCATTAGCACCACATCGGGCTTAAGGTTTTCTATTTGGGCGATCGCTAATTGTCCATTTTCCGCTTCGCCGACAATCTCTAATGCCGATTCATCACCGAGAGAGATTCGCAGAGCACGACGGATAAAGGAATGATCGTCAACAAGTAAAACGCGGATTTTCATGGGAGCTACCTATTACAGCGCTTTGCGCTGACTTGAAATCCAGATAAATCCTTGAAAGCTTTGTAAAGCAATGCTTTCAAGGATTTATCTGTACTACTTTAAGCCTCAACAGGCTGTAATACTAATTCATGAAAGTGTATCAACACCTCCGTGAACTAAAATCCAATCCCAGTAAGATTTATAGCAAAACAAAAAATGGCTATGCTATTTTTTGTTTTGCTATAAATCGATGGCTTCTAAGAGCAGGTTAGCGGTTTCTCTGATAGGAATCAAGTGGCGATAGTCCTAATTTGGCATAGGACTAAAGTACTAGACAAATTCAGGACTTCAGCTTCATGTGCTATTTCTAGCTCAACTATAGGATAGGAATATCGAAATGAGGAGGTTCCTATCATGTCCAAGATTCTCGTTGTTGAAGATAGCAAGACCCAAAGGGAAATGATTGCTAATTTACTCCACAATAATCAATTTGAAGTGGTAACAGCTAACAATGGCTTGGAAGCTTTGTCTCAAGCAGAATTACTCCATCCTGATCTCGTGATTTTAGATATCATTATGCCGAAAATGAATGGCTATGAACTTTGTCGGAAGCTTAGAGATAATCCCGATACTTGGGATATCAACATCATCATGTGTTCCAGCAAATCTACAATAGTTGATCGGCATTGGGGCTTGCGACAAGGCGCAAATGCTTACATTAGTAAGCCTTTTCCACCAGAAGACCTAGTTGATACAGTTAAAGAATTGCTCAAGAGTAAGTAGCTGCCCCCATAGCTGTCAGCATAACAATCTGGCAGTGGTTGATAGTGATGCTGAGCTACTTAATTGATTTCGTATTACCATAAGAGAAAGTAGGTAAAGAGTTGCTAGTTTCTGTGACTGATATCTTTACCTCAAAACAGCAATCTACAAAAAGTGATAGGGAATCAAGTGTCTGGGAATGTATCTATGAATTTGGCAGAGAATTTGGTAGCTTCGATTCAACATACGCGCACTGCCGCGATCGCCTTGGCGAAATTGCCGACTGCTGCCAAAAATGCTGCCCTAGAAGCGATCGCCATCGCCCTAGAGCAAAATTCGGAAACAATTTTGGCGGCTAACCAAAAGGATGTCGTGGCGGCGAATGCTGCCCAATTGCCTAGCGCCTTGATCGCTCGTCTTAAGCTCGATCCGAGTAAGCTCAAAAGTATGGTTGCTGGCGTTCGTGATGTGATTCGCCTTGCCGATCCTATTGGCGATCGCCAAATTCATCGGGAATTAGATGCAGGCTTAATTCTCGAACGTCTTTCCTGCCCACTAGGTGTGATAGGAGTCATTTTTGAAGCGCGCCCCGATGCCGTCACCCAAATTGCTGCCCTTGGCATTAAATCGGGCAATGGGGTGATTCTCAAAGGTGGGAGTGAAGCGGTCAATTCCTGTGAAGCGATCGCTGCCGTGATGCGTGAGGCTTTAGAGAAGTTATACGAAAATACTGAAGATGCCTCAAGTCATGCAGTATCACCTCATGTAGTACAGCTATTAACCACCCGTGCCGAGACTTTAGCAATTCTCCACATGGATAAATTAATTGACCTGATTATTCCTAGAGGTTCCAATCAATTTGTCCGCTATATTCAAGACAATACGAATATTCCCGTACTTGGTCATGCTGATGGAATTTGCCATTTATACGTTGATGCGGCTGCGGATCTCCATAAAGCAGTAGCGATCGCCGTCGATAGCAAGACCCAATATCCTGCCGCCTGTAATGCGATCGAAACTCTGTTAGTACATAACGAGATCGCACCTCAATATTTTCCTTTAGCTTTAACTGCTTTTCAAGAACGTGGCGTGAAATTACTGGGATGCGATCGCACCCAAAAAATCATTGATGTTTTGCCCGCCATCGAATCAGATTGGTCAACGGAATATTCGGATTTGATCCTATCGATCAAAATTGTTGATACCTTAGAGGAAGCGATCGCCCATATCACCACCTATGGCTCCAAGCACACAGAAGCGATCGTCACTGAAAATCAAACGATCGCGGATATCTTCACCAGTGATGTTGATGCAGCAGGGGTATATCACAACTGCTCCACTAGATTTGCCGATGGTTTCCGCTATGGCTTTGGGGCAGAAGTAGGCATCAGTACCAATAAAATGCCCCCACGGGGTCCCGTTGGCTTAGAAGGACTTGTTACCTATAAATATCGTCTTGTCGGTAATGGTCATATTGTCGCAGACTATGCGGGAACTAATGCCAAAGCTTTTACCCATAGGGATGTATAAAAAAAGGAAAGATGGATTAATCCATCTTTCCTTTTTTTATAGATTATTGAAACCTTGCAAGGTTTCAATGACCATATAACTTTGATTTAGAAGTTCATTTCAACAGCTTGAACTTTTTCAACTTGCTTCTTCTTCAATACCAACAGAATTTGAGTGACGATTACTGCGGCAAAGAATGCTAGCAAACCTTGAATGCGGCGAGGATCTTGAAGGACGATTTCGCCATCTTGCTGTCCAAAACCACCAACGTTAGGATTAGTAGTTAGAGGTGCACCCGCTCTCACTTCACTACCTGGCTCGACAACTAGCTCAGCACCAGCAGGAACCTTCTCTACAGCAATGCTACCATCGGTAGTTTGGATAGAGATTTCATAACCACCATAGATACCTTCATCTTCATTAGGAGCGATCGGGCTAATTTGAGTAACTAGACCAGAAACAGAAGATGTGTATTCATTATTATTGCTCTTTTCACCAGTGGGGTAAACTTGACCACGACCACGGTTACCACCTGCGTATACAGAATACTTCAAGAAGTGAATATTCTTGTCCGTTGCAGGATCAGGAGATAGGACTGGGAATACAATTTCGGAATACTCATCACCAGAGATAGGTCCAACGAGAACGATATTTTCTTGATCGTCGCTGTAGGGTTGGTAATAAATATCT includes the following:
- a CDS encoding peptide ligase PGM1-related protein → MDHQNMGFIARESTQRFRELQIQLRDRWQNIEQFEQSDYDILVVPSLTLDPSELKKVEGSHHYEERLLFSLIRLRNPRNRLVYLTSQPLAPIIIDYYLQLLPGIPFSHARERLVTLTTYDAAEKPLSQKILERPRLIERIRQSLRLDKAYMICFNSTPLERELSIQLDIPLWAVDPDLLHLGTKSGSRQVFAETGIPHPDGSQLVWTIGDLAIAAAELWQRQPDLKRMVVKLNEGFSGEGNAILCLDTIAEINQNGKTSLADRSAAICDLFASMRFQSNHETWSNYARRIPELGAIVEAFIEGEEKRSPSVQGRITPTGEVEILSTHDQILGGSDGQVYLGCSFPADAAYRLKLQEIGLAIGKNLASKGALERYGVDFVAVKQANGNWDLQAIEINLRKGGTTHPFMTLRFLTNGKFQLEDGKFYSRQGQEKYYVATDNLQKPQYRGLLPHDLMDIIAYHRLHFDSSTETGTVFHLMSCLSEFGKLGLTSIGNSPAEAQAIYAQVEQVLDQETNRM
- a CDS encoding response regulator; amino-acid sequence: MKIRVLLVDDHSFIRRALRISLGDESALEIVGEAENGQLAIAQIENLKPDVVLMDIQMPVMDGVEATKQIGDRFPETKILILTVDDTEEYISQALKYGASGYILKNTPPEELSFAIQAVYRGYMHLDLNLGRKVIARIPENVEVSTTDWDKLTPREQQIVKLIATGANNEEIASQLYISTKTVKNHVTNILSQLNLRNRTQIAILVTSILNYS
- a CDS encoding response regulator transcription factor, whose translation is MSKILVVEDSKTQREMIANLLHNNQFEVVTANNGLEALSQAELLHPDLVILDIIMPKMNGYELCRKLRDNPDTWDINIIMCSSKSTIVDRHWGLRQGANAYISKPFPPEDLVDTVKELLKSK
- a CDS encoding glutamate-5-semialdehyde dehydrogenase — its product is MNLAENLVASIQHTRTAAIALAKLPTAAKNAALEAIAIALEQNSETILAANQKDVVAANAAQLPSALIARLKLDPSKLKSMVAGVRDVIRLADPIGDRQIHRELDAGLILERLSCPLGVIGVIFEARPDAVTQIAALGIKSGNGVILKGGSEAVNSCEAIAAVMREALEKLYENTEDASSHAVSPHVVQLLTTRAETLAILHMDKLIDLIIPRGSNQFVRYIQDNTNIPVLGHADGICHLYVDAAADLHKAVAIAVDSKTQYPAACNAIETLLVHNEIAPQYFPLALTAFQERGVKLLGCDRTQKIIDVLPAIESDWSTEYSDLILSIKIVDTLEEAIAHITTYGSKHTEAIVTENQTIADIFTSDVDAAGVYHNCSTRFADGFRYGFGAEVGISTNKMPPRGPVGLEGLVTYKYRLVGNGHIVADYAGTNAKAFTHRDV
- a CDS encoding apocytochrome f (cytochrome f, with cytochrome b6, subunit IV, and the Rieske protein, makes up the large subunit of the cytochrome b6-f complex; cytochrome b6-f mediates electron transfer between photosystem II and photosystem I) — its product is MKKALSRAKRLLVGVSLCVLTSLTLLFGLNNQSAFAYPYFAQEAYKTPREATGKIVCANCHLAKKGIELELPQSVKPDSVFEAVVKVPYDHTKQQVAADGSKTGLNIGAVLVLPEGFKIAPEERLSEELKEKTKDIYYQPYSDDQENIVLVGPISGDEYSEIVFPVLSPDPATDKNIHFLKYSVYAGGNRGRGQVYPTGEKSNNNEYTSSVSGLVTQISPIAPNEDEGIYGGYEISIQTTDGSIAVEKVPAGAELVVEPGSEVRAGAPLTTNPNVGGFGQQDGEIVLQDPRRIQGLLAFFAAVIVTQILLVLKKKQVEKVQAVEMNF